One genomic window of Clostridia bacterium includes the following:
- a CDS encoding spore coat associated protein CotJA, with the protein MLAAAFVVPQYGADTFEPMEGLKRGTIYPELYMPYITRRDRK; encoded by the coding sequence ATGTTGGCTGCGGCATTTGTTGTTCCGCAATACGGTGCCGACACCTTTGAGCCTATGGAAGGCTTAAAGCGCGGTACAATTTATCCGGAGCTTTATATGCCCTATATTACAAGGAGGGACCGTAAATGA